A window from Candidatus Fusobacterium pullicola encodes these proteins:
- a CDS encoding CvpA family protein, which translates to MYLDIVILVVLVLAILDGLKNGLFVEFLSVFGLIINFVAAKYFTPILMEFLKFKVNETNYFIIYIIIFWAVYIVMGIFLHFLRNIMDSQNKGFILRILGGLIGSIKGAILAVVVIFIFNFVSDLIPDVKKYGEKSKAAETMLKVSPLIEKYIPKVFKDKLNEIKNEKLIDKYMNKIF; encoded by the coding sequence ATGTATTTAGATATTGTTATATTGGTTGTATTGGTATTAGCAATTTTAGATGGATTAAAAAATGGGTTATTTGTGGAGTTTTTATCAGTATTTGGCTTAATAATAAATTTTGTTGCAGCTAAGTACTTTACTCCAATTTTGATGGAGTTTTTAAAATTTAAAGTAAATGAGACAAATTATTTTATAATTTATATTATTATATTTTGGGCTGTATATATAGTTATGGGAATTTTCCTACACTTCCTAAGAAATATTATGGATAGTCAAAATAAAGGATTTATTTTAAGAATATTAGGAGGATTGATTGGATCAATAAAAGGTGCTATATTGGCCGTAGTAGTTATATTTATATTTAACTTTGTAAGTGATCTAATACCTGATGTAAAAAAATATGGAGAGAAGAGTAAAGCAGCGGAGACAATGTTAAAAGTTTCTCCGTTAATTGAAAAATATATTCCAAAAGTTTTTAAAGATAAATTAAATGAGATAAAGAATGAGAAGCTTATTGACAAGTATATGAATAAAATTTTTTAG
- a CDS encoding class I SAM-dependent rRNA methyltransferase, with amino-acid sequence MAKIILQNGKEKKIQNFYPNVFKDEVKSTIGKIENGDIVDVCTEDMTFVGRGYVTDSTSAYVRVLTTKDEKIDKDFILNKIRSAYKKREHLFNETNCVRAFFSEGDGIPGLIIDKFDKYVAVQFRNSGVERFRQEIINAIKKVMKPKGIYERSDVENRTHEGVEQKTGIIFGEIPERVIMEDNGLKYGIDIIDGQKTGFFLDQRDSRKFIRKYLNKDTRFLDVFSSSGGFSMAALKENCKKVVAIDKEPHALELCRENYELNGFEGDFVTMEGDAFLLLKTLVGRGEKYDVITLDPPSLIKRKADIHRGRDFFFDLCDDSFKLLEDGGILGVITCAYHISLQDLLEVTRMAASKNGKLLQVIGINYQPEDHPWILHVPETLYLKALWVRIINN; translated from the coding sequence ATGGCTAAAATAATTTTACAAAATGGAAAAGAGAAAAAAATTCAAAACTTTTATCCTAATGTATTTAAAGATGAGGTAAAAAGTACAATAGGAAAGATAGAGAATGGAGATATAGTTGATGTTTGTACTGAGGATATGACATTTGTAGGAAGAGGGTATGTAACTGACTCTACATCTGCTTATGTTAGAGTATTGACAACAAAGGATGAAAAAATAGATAAAGATTTTATATTAAATAAGATAAGATCAGCTTATAAAAAAAGAGAGCATCTTTTTAATGAAACAAACTGTGTAAGAGCTTTCTTTTCAGAGGGAGATGGAATACCTGGACTTATTATAGATAAGTTTGATAAATATGTAGCTGTACAATTTAGAAACTCAGGAGTAGAGAGATTTAGACAAGAGATAATAAATGCTATAAAAAAAGTTATGAAACCTAAGGGAATATATGAGAGAAGTGATGTTGAAAACAGAACTCATGAGGGAGTAGAGCAAAAGACAGGAATTATCTTTGGAGAGATCCCAGAAAGAGTAATTATGGAAGATAATGGACTTAAGTATGGAATAGATATTATAGATGGACAAAAAACAGGATTTTTCTTAGATCAAAGAGATTCAAGAAAGTTTATCAGAAAATATTTGAATAAGGATACTAGATTCTTAGATGTATTCTCAAGTAGTGGTGGATTCTCAATGGCTGCTTTAAAAGAGAATTGTAAAAAAGTTGTAGCTATAGATAAAGAGCCTCATGCTTTAGAGTTATGTAGAGAAAACTATGAGTTAAATGGATTTGAAGGGGATTTTGTAACTATGGAAGGAGATGCTTTCCTACTTCTTAAAACATTAGTTGGAAGAGGAGAGAAATACGATGTGATTACATTAGATCCTCCATCTTTAATAAAAAGAAAAGCTGATATTCATAGAGGAAGAGACTTTTTCTTTGATCTATGTGACGATAGTTTTAAACTTTTAGAAGATGGTGGAATATTGGGGGTAATAACATGTGCTTACCATATCTCTTTACAAGATCTATTAGAGGTAACAAGAATGGCAGCCTCTAAAAATGGTAAGTTATTACAAGTTATAGGAATAAACTACCAACCAGAGGATCATCCTTGGATCTTACATGTTCCAGAGACACTATATTTAAAAGCACTATGGGTAAGAATAATAAATAATTAA
- the alr gene encoding alanine racemase — protein MRAWLEIEMDNLLFNINKIREKVENREIMAVVKANSYGFGAKETVRYLSEHGVKKFAVACLDEALELRELKLPVEILILGVIFLDEIDIADRNDIQITVGNWDQIEYIKKNNLKVGVHIKIDTGMGRLGFLPEEGERVVEYCLANNINIVGIYSHLSDADGFNRESDNYTETQIKKFQIFEKYKDRVKYIHILNSGGILRFNHELSGNLVRAGICMYGMIANYRVPELKRVFCVKTKILSIRTVEEDSFISYGRKYTLHKGETYATIGVGYADGIKKEFSNRSYVIIENEKCPIIGEICMDMCMVKIPDSIKDKVQIETEVIVVRDDIIEEINVEHKCSWDILTGIGRRVYRVYKENGKPYLITR, from the coding sequence ATGAGAGCATGGTTAGAAATAGAGATGGACAATTTACTTTTTAACATAAATAAAATAAGAGAAAAAGTTGAGAATAGAGAGATTATGGCAGTAGTCAAAGCTAATAGCTATGGATTTGGAGCAAAGGAGACAGTGAGATATCTCTCTGAACATGGAGTAAAAAAATTTGCTGTAGCATGTTTAGATGAAGCTTTAGAATTGAGAGAGTTAAAATTACCAGTGGAGATATTGATTTTAGGAGTAATATTTTTAGATGAGATTGATATAGCTGATAGGAATGATATTCAGATAACAGTGGGAAACTGGGATCAGATAGAGTATATAAAAAAGAATAATTTAAAAGTTGGAGTACATATCAAGATAGATACTGGTATGGGAAGATTAGGATTTTTGCCAGAAGAGGGAGAAAGAGTAGTAGAATATTGCTTAGCTAATAATATAAATATTGTGGGTATCTATTCACATCTTTCTGATGCAGATGGATTTAATAGGGAATCAGATAATTATACAGAAACTCAGATAAAGAAATTTCAAATTTTTGAAAAATATAAGGATAGAGTAAAGTATATTCATATTTTAAATAGTGGTGGAATTTTAAGATTTAACCATGAGCTAAGTGGAAACTTAGTAAGAGCTGGAATCTGTATGTATGGAATGATAGCAAACTATAGAGTACCAGAATTAAAAAGAGTATTTTGTGTAAAGACTAAGATTCTCTCAATAAGAACTGTAGAGGAGGACTCTTTTATTTCTTATGGAAGAAAGTATACTCTTCATAAGGGAGAAACTTATGCAACCATAGGAGTTGGTTATGCAGATGGAATAAAGAAAGAGTTTTCAAATAGAAGCTATGTTATTATTGAAAATGAGAAATGTCCAATAATTGGAGAGATATGTATGGATATGTGTATGGTAAAAATACCGGACTCTATAAAGGATAAAGTTCAGATTGAAACAGAGGTAATAGTTGTAAGAGATGATATTATAGAGGAGATAAATGTAGAACATAAATGTTCTTGGGATATTCTAACTGGTATAGGTAGAAGAGTATATAGAGTATATAAGGAAAATGGGAAACCATATTTGATAACAAGATAA
- the secF gene encoding protein translocase subunit SecF — MVMQIGVIRNCKKYLGLSLVLVIISIAVLIFKGLNYGIDFSGGNLIQVKFENNITLKEINSVLDNVAKEVPQLSPNSRKVQVSEDNTVIIRSQELSEAQKELVLEDLKEVGTYKLDKVDKVGASIGKELKTSAIYSLAIGTVLIILYITLRFEFLFSIGAVTALLHDIIIAVGVIAILGYEVDTPFIAAVLTILGYSINNTIVVFDRVRENLRRKTKEKLSFEEILDRSINQVMIRTINTSVTTLFAIVAILIFGGDSLRTFIVTLLVGILAGTYSSIFVATSIMYLLDRKKTKNGGSGIEKKLQREEKKESKEKIVV, encoded by the coding sequence ATAGTAATGCAAATAGGAGTTATAAGAAATTGTAAAAAATACTTAGGACTTTCACTTGTATTAGTGATAATTTCAATAGCTGTTCTTATATTCAAGGGTCTCAACTATGGAATTGATTTCTCAGGAGGAAATCTTATCCAAGTTAAATTTGAAAATAATATAACACTAAAGGAAATAAATAGTGTTTTAGATAATGTAGCTAAAGAGGTTCCACAATTAAGTCCAAATAGTAGAAAAGTACAGGTTTCAGAAGATAATACAGTTATTATAAGAAGCCAAGAGTTAAGTGAAGCTCAAAAAGAACTTGTACTAGAGGACTTAAAAGAGGTAGGAACATATAAATTAGATAAGGTAGATAAGGTTGGTGCTAGCATAGGTAAGGAGTTAAAAACATCAGCTATCTACTCTTTAGCAATAGGAACAGTATTAATAATTTTATATATTACACTAAGATTTGAATTTTTATTTTCAATAGGTGCAGTAACAGCTCTTTTACATGATATAATTATAGCTGTAGGAGTGATAGCTATCTTAGGTTATGAGGTAGATACACCATTTATAGCTGCAGTATTAACAATATTAGGTTACTCAATAAACAATACTATTGTTGTATTTGATAGAGTAAGAGAAAATTTAAGACGTAAAACGAAGGAAAAACTTTCTTTTGAGGAGATATTAGATAGAAGTATCAACCAAGTTATGATTAGAACTATTAATACATCGGTGACAACTTTATTTGCTATAGTAGCTATACTAATATTTGGTGGAGACTCACTTAGAACTTTTATTGTGACTCTATTAGTTGGTATTTTAGCAGGAACGTATAGTTCTATATTCGTTGCTACATCGATTATGTATTTATTAGATAGAAAAAAGACAAAAAATGGTGGTTCTGGAATAGAGAAGAAACTTCAAAGGGAAGAAAAAAAAGAATCTAAAGAAAAGATTGTAGTATAA
- the secD gene encoding protein translocase subunit SecD, which yields MSSKLMMRLLLVIMVVCGAVWLSFAKPTKLGLDLKGGVYVVLEAVPEEGVTIDSQAMDRLIEVLDRRINGLGVAESVVQKAGDNKVIVELPGVNNTEDAIKMIGKTALLEFRIVNSDGTLGDTLLTGSALKKADVSYDNLGRPQIQFEMNQDGAVKFAEITRNNIGKQLAITLDGVVQTAPMINSEIPSGNGVITGNYTVEEAKATATLLNAGALPVKAEIAETRTVGASLGDESIAQSKNAGILAMGLIGIFMLVFYRLPGIVADIALVIFGLITFGALNFIDATLTLPGIAGLILSAGMAVDANVIIFERIKEELRFGNSVINSINAGFNKGFVAIFDSNITTLIITAILFTFGTGPVKGFAVTLTIGTLASMFTAVTITKILLLTFVKVFKFERPELFGVRGR from the coding sequence ATGAGTTCAAAACTAATGATGAGATTACTCCTTGTCATAATGGTAGTTTGTGGAGCTGTATGGCTGAGTTTTGCTAAGCCAACTAAGCTTGGACTAGACTTGAAAGGTGGAGTATATGTAGTACTAGAAGCAGTACCTGAAGAGGGAGTTACTATAGATAGTCAGGCTATGGATAGATTGATAGAGGTACTAGATAGAAGAATCAACGGACTAGGAGTAGCAGAATCAGTAGTACAAAAAGCTGGAGATAATAAGGTAATAGTTGAATTACCAGGAGTAAACAATACAGAAGATGCTATAAAGATGATAGGAAAGACAGCTCTTTTAGAGTTTAGAATAGTAAATTCTGATGGTACATTGGGGGATACTCTTCTTACAGGAAGTGCTTTAAAGAAAGCTGATGTATCATATGATAATTTAGGAAGACCTCAAATCCAATTTGAGATGAATCAAGATGGAGCAGTAAAATTTGCAGAGATAACAAGAAATAATATAGGAAAACAACTTGCTATAACTCTTGATGGAGTTGTACAAACAGCTCCTATGATAAACTCTGAAATCCCTAGTGGAAATGGAGTTATTACAGGAAACTATACAGTTGAAGAGGCTAAGGCTACAGCTACGCTTTTAAATGCTGGAGCTCTTCCAGTGAAGGCAGAGATAGCTGAAACTAGAACGGTAGGAGCATCATTAGGAGATGAATCTATAGCTCAAAGTAAAAATGCTGGAATATTAGCTATGGGATTAATAGGGATATTTATGCTAGTTTTCTATAGATTACCGGGAATAGTTGCTGATATAGCTCTTGTTATATTTGGACTTATTACTTTTGGAGCTTTAAACTTTATTGATGCAACTCTTACACTTCCAGGAATAGCAGGACTTATTCTTTCAGCTGGAATGGCAGTTGATGCCAATGTAATTATCTTTGAAAGAATAAAAGAGGAGTTAAGATTTGGAAATAGTGTAATAAATAGTATAAACGCTGGATTTAATAAGGGATTTGTAGCAATATTTGATTCAAATATTACAACACTTATAATAACAGCAATACTATTCACATTTGGTACTGGACCAGTTAAGGGGTTTGCAGTAACTTTAACAATAGGAACACTTGCATCTATGTTTACAGCAGTAACTATTACAAAAATACTTCTTCTTACATTTGTAAAGGTTTTCAAGTTTGAAAGACCAGAATTATTTGGAGTAAGGGGGAGATAG
- the ruvX gene encoding Holliday junction resolvase RuvX has product MFKKYIALDVGDVRIGVAKSDIMGILATPLEVIDRRKVKAVKRIEEILTQENTKSLVIGIPKSLDGTEKRQAEKVREFIEKLNKNIEGLEIFEVDERLTTVSADRLLNESNKKGALEKRKVVDKVAAAIILQSFLDRKK; this is encoded by the coding sequence ATGTTTAAAAAGTATATTGCCTTAGATGTTGGTGATGTAAGAATAGGTGTGGCTAAATCTGATATAATGGGGATATTAGCCACTCCCCTTGAAGTTATTGACAGAAGAAAAGTAAAGGCTGTAAAGAGAATAGAAGAGATACTTACTCAAGAGAATACAAAATCTCTTGTAATAGGAATACCAAAGAGCCTAGATGGAACAGAGAAAAGACAGGCTGAAAAGGTAAGAGAGTTTATAGAGAAACTAAATAAAAATATTGAAGGATTAGAGATATTTGAAGTAGATGAGAGATTGACTACAGTATCAGCTGATAGACTTCTAAATGAGAGTAATAAAAAAGGAGCTCTTGAAAAGAGAAAAGTAGTTGATAAGGTAGCTGCAGCAATAATTCTTCAAAGTTTCTTAGATAGAAAAAAATAG
- the alaS gene encoding alanine--tRNA ligase codes for MLTGNQIRKEFIEFFKKKNHKHFESASLIPDDPSLLLTVAGMVPFKPYFLGQKEAPYPRITTYQKSIRTNDLENVGRTARHHTFFEMLGNFSFGDYFKEEAIVWSWEFVTEVLGLDKDKLWVSVFTTDDEAEQIWIEKCNFPKERIVRLGEDENWWAAGPTGSCGPCSEIHVDLGPAYGGDENSKLGDEGTDNRFIEIWNLVFTEWNRMEDGSLQPLPKKNIDTGAGLERVTAMVQGKPNNFETDLLFPLVEEAGRLTGAKYGEDKEKDFSLKVITDHSRAVTFLINDGVVPSNEGRGYVLRRILRRAVRHGRLLGQSELFLYKMVDKVVEIMNEAYPDLNDNLEHIKKVVKIEEEKFSRTLDQGIQLVNQEIEKVKSEGGKKLSGEITFKLYDTYGFPYELTEEICEEKGVEVSREEFEAKMEEQKEKARSAREVVMEKGQDSFIEEFYDKYGTTKFVGYETLKETAKLLSIRDGKDGKTLMIFDATPFYGESGGQAADTGVISGNGFEGKVVDVQKQKGIFTHTVEIIKGEAKEGAEYLLEVDEMNRVATAKNHTATHLLHKALREVLGAHVQQAGSLVNGQRLRFDFNHYEAMTAEEIEKVENLVNEKIAESLCVTVRDMSMDEAKKEGAMALFGDKYGDIVRVVKVDDFSIELCGGTHIDNIAKIGLFKIESESGVAAGVRRIEAVTGLGAYELVKRMERTLKEIAKTVKADEANVVERVEKMTETLRENSKEIESLKAKITNYEAGSLNDAAEEINGVKVVIKTFKDKTAEELRQMVDSLKDKLGSCVVVLASGEDKAIFAVGVTKDLIGKAKAGNLVKEAAQIAGGNGGGRPDFAQAGGKDASKIEEAVAKVRETLKTLL; via the coding sequence ATGTTAACAGGAAATCAAATTAGAAAAGAGTTCATAGAATTCTTTAAGAAAAAAAATCACAAACATTTTGAGAGTGCATCTTTAATTCCAGATGATCCATCTCTATTATTAACAGTAGCAGGAATGGTGCCTTTCAAACCATATTTCTTAGGACAAAAAGAAGCTCCATATCCAAGAATAACAACTTATCAAAAGTCAATCAGAACAAATGACTTAGAAAACGTAGGAAGAACTGCTAGACACCATACTTTCTTTGAAATGTTAGGAAACTTCTCGTTTGGAGATTATTTCAAAGAGGAAGCTATAGTTTGGTCTTGGGAGTTCGTAACAGAAGTATTAGGACTTGATAAAGATAAACTATGGGTATCTGTATTCACAACTGATGATGAAGCAGAACAAATTTGGATAGAAAAATGTAACTTCCCAAAAGAGAGAATCGTAAGACTTGGAGAAGATGAAAACTGGTGGGCGGCAGGACCAACAGGTTCATGTGGACCATGTTCAGAGATACATGTGGATTTAGGACCAGCTTATGGTGGAGATGAAAACTCAAAACTTGGAGATGAGGGAACAGATAACCGTTTCATTGAGATTTGGAACCTAGTATTCACAGAGTGGAATAGAATGGAAGATGGTTCATTACAACCATTACCTAAGAAAAATATAGATACTGGAGCTGGATTAGAGAGAGTTACAGCTATGGTACAAGGAAAACCAAATAACTTTGAAACTGACCTATTATTCCCATTAGTAGAGGAAGCTGGAAGATTAACAGGTGCTAAATATGGAGAGGACAAGGAAAAAGACTTCTCATTAAAAGTTATAACTGACCACTCAAGAGCAGTTACATTCCTAATAAATGATGGAGTAGTACCATCAAATGAAGGAAGAGGATATGTATTAAGAAGAATCTTAAGAAGAGCTGTAAGACACGGAAGATTACTAGGACAATCAGAGTTATTCCTATACAAGATGGTAGATAAAGTTGTAGAGATAATGAACGAAGCTTATCCAGACTTAAATGATAACTTAGAGCACATCAAAAAAGTTGTTAAGATAGAGGAAGAAAAATTCTCTCGTACTCTAGACCAAGGAATACAACTTGTAAACCAAGAGATAGAAAAGGTAAAATCAGAGGGTGGAAAGAAACTTTCTGGAGAGATAACATTCAAACTATATGATACATATGGATTCCCTTATGAATTAACAGAAGAGATCTGTGAAGAGAAGGGAGTAGAGGTTTCAAGAGAAGAGTTTGAAGCTAAAATGGAAGAGCAAAAAGAGAAAGCTAGATCTGCAAGAGAAGTAGTAATGGAAAAAGGGCAAGATAGCTTTATAGAGGAGTTCTATGATAAGTATGGAACTACTAAGTTCGTAGGATATGAAACTTTAAAAGAGACAGCTAAATTATTAAGCATCAGAGATGGAAAAGATGGAAAAACTCTTATGATATTTGATGCAACACCATTCTATGGAGAGTCTGGAGGGCAAGCTGCAGATACTGGAGTAATATCTGGAAATGGATTTGAAGGAAAAGTAGTAGATGTCCAAAAACAAAAGGGAATATTTACACACACTGTTGAAATAATAAAAGGAGAAGCTAAAGAGGGAGCAGAGTATCTATTAGAAGTAGATGAGATGAATAGAGTAGCTACAGCTAAGAACCATACAGCAACTCACTTATTACATAAGGCTTTAAGAGAGGTCTTAGGAGCTCATGTACAACAAGCTGGTTCATTAGTAAATGGACAAAGATTAAGATTTGACTTCAACCACTATGAAGCTATGACAGCTGAAGAGATAGAAAAAGTAGAAAACTTAGTAAATGAAAAGATTGCAGAATCACTATGTGTAACTGTAAGAGATATGAGCATGGATGAAGCTAAGAAAGAGGGAGCTATGGCTCTATTCGGAGATAAGTATGGAGATATAGTTAGAGTTGTTAAAGTAGATGACTTCTCTATCGAGCTTTGTGGAGGAACTCACATAGATAATATAGCTAAGATAGGATTATTCAAAATAGAATCAGAAAGTGGAGTAGCAGCTGGAGTAAGAAGAATAGAAGCAGTTACAGGACTTGGAGCATATGAATTAGTTAAGAGAATGGAAAGAACTCTAAAAGAGATAGCTAAGACAGTAAAAGCTGATGAGGCTAACGTTGTAGAAAGAGTAGAAAAAATGACAGAAACTCTAAGAGAAAACTCTAAAGAGATAGAGTCATTAAAAGCTAAGATAACTAACTATGAAGCAGGTTCATTAAATGATGCAGCTGAAGAGATCAATGGTGTAAAAGTTGTAATAAAAACTTTCAAGGATAAGACAGCAGAAGAGTTAAGACAAATGGTAGACTCTCTAAAGGATAAATTAGGAAGCTGTGTAGTTGTACTTGCATCTGGAGAGGATAAAGCTATATTTGCTGTAGGAGTAACTAAGGATTTAATAGGAAAAGCTAAAGCTGGAAATCTAGTAAAAGAAGCAGCTCAAATAGCTGGAGGAAATGGTGGAGGAAGACCTGATTTTGCTCAAGCTGGAGGAAAAGATGCTTCTAAGATAGAGGAAGCTGTAGCAAAAGTTAGAGAAACTTTAAAAACTTTATTATAA
- the lptB gene encoding LPS export ABC transporter ATP-binding protein encodes MINLSAQNLCKSYKKRKVVTDVSLEVKKGEIVGLLGPNGAGKTTTFYMITGIVRPDSGSVFCDNIEVTDYPMYKRANMGIGYLAQEPSIFRNLSVEENIAAVLEMKGISKGEQRETIDKLLEEFKLTHVQKSLGFSLSGGERRRVEIARTIANNPSFILLDEPFAGVDPIAVEDIQQIIRYLKNRGLGILITDHSVRETLRITEKAYIMAQGKVLISGTPEEIAENETARKIYLGEKFKLD; translated from the coding sequence ATGATAAATTTATCAGCTCAAAATCTATGTAAAAGTTATAAAAAAAGAAAAGTTGTAACTGATGTAAGTCTAGAAGTAAAAAAAGGTGAAATAGTTGGACTATTAGGACCAAATGGTGCTGGAAAGACTACTACTTTCTATATGATAACTGGAATAGTAAGACCCGATAGTGGAAGTGTATTCTGTGATAATATAGAGGTTACAGATTATCCAATGTATAAGAGAGCTAATATGGGAATAGGATATCTTGCCCAAGAGCCATCAATATTTAGAAACTTGAGTGTAGAGGAGAATATAGCTGCTGTACTTGAGATGAAAGGTATTAGTAAAGGGGAACAAAGAGAGACAATAGATAAACTTTTAGAGGAGTTTAAATTAACTCATGTTCAAAAATCTTTAGGATTTTCTCTTTCAGGAGGAGAGAGAAGAAGGGTAGAGATAGCTAGAACAATAGCTAATAATCCGAGCTTTATCCTACTGGATGAGCCTTTTGCTGGAGTTGATCCAATAGCAGTAGAGGATATTCAACAGATAATAAGATATCTAAAAAATAGAGGATTAGGAATACTTATCACTGATCACAGTGTAAGAGAGACTTTAAGAATTACAGAGAAAGCCTATATAATGGCTCAAGGAAAAGTACTTATAAGTGGAACACCAGAAGAGATAGCTGAGAATGAAACTGCTAGAAAAATTTACCTAGGTGAAAAGTTTAAACTTGATTAA